The following proteins are encoded in a genomic region of Actinomadura sp. NAK00032:
- a CDS encoding RidA family protein: MSKRELRSADSAPPAGTYSQGLVVGDFVYTSGMGPLDPKTGEVVGTDVATQTRQVLANLAAILREHGLGLDDVVKSTVHLQDLHRDFAAYDEVYREHFTQPYPVRTTVGSTLMNILVEIDFVAYKKS; the protein is encoded by the coding sequence ATGAGCAAGCGTGAACTTCGCAGCGCGGACTCCGCCCCGCCCGCCGGCACCTACTCGCAGGGCCTCGTGGTCGGCGATTTCGTGTACACGTCCGGGATGGGGCCGCTCGACCCGAAGACCGGGGAGGTCGTCGGCACGGACGTCGCCACGCAGACCCGGCAGGTCCTCGCCAACCTGGCCGCGATCCTGCGCGAGCACGGCCTGGGCCTGGACGACGTGGTGAAGTCGACCGTCCACCTGCAGGACCTGCACCGCGACTTCGCCGCCTATGACGAGGTGTACCGGGAGCACTTCACCCAGCCCTACCCGGTGCGCACGACCGTGGGGTCGACCCTGATGAACATCCTGGTCGAGATCGACTTCGTCGCCTACAAGAAGAGCTGA